The Acomys russatus chromosome 1, mAcoRus1.1, whole genome shotgun sequence genome has a window encoding:
- the Ccdc71l gene encoding coiled-coil domain-containing protein 71L → MRRGVKRRRRRPRAAWGGGGGGGYGVEGGAGLEALEEKVVYSRSQLSLAGSTEALGDAFKLFMPSSTEFMSSEAELWSFLCSLKHQFSPHILRSKDVYGYSSCRALVPDPPAPASRPARRQRPRATPRRRRRGARAAVGTRGPRPAAAEPGPPASCFGGRTLEEIWRAATPTLTSFPTIRVGDDVWDERSLAVARRRARQVLRVDLDPVVKLRRFPVPRA, encoded by the coding sequence ATGCGACGCGGCGTGAAGAGGCGGCGGCGCCGGCCCCGGGCCGCctggggcggcggcggcggcggcggctacGGAGTGGAAGGAGGGGCCGGGCTGGAGGCGCTGGAGGAGAAGGTAGTGTACTCGCGGTCGCAACTGTCGCTGGCCGGCAGCACCGAGGCGCTGGGCGACGCCTTCAAGCTCTTCATGCCCAGCAGCACGGAGTTCATGAGCTCGGAAGCGGAGCTCTGGAGCTTCCTCTGCAGCCTCAAGCACCAGTTCTCCCCGCACATCCTGCGCAGCAAGGACGTCTATGGCTACTCCTCGTGCCGGGCACTGGTGCCCGACCCCCCGGCGCCCGCCAGCCGCCCCGCGCGTCGGCAGCGCCCTCGCGCAACGCCCAGGAGGAGGCGCCGTGGAGCTCGGGCCGCCGTGGGCACCCGCGGGCCGCGCCCCGCCGCCGCTGAACCCGGGCCGCCGGCGTCCTGCTTTGGGGGCCGCACCCTGGAGGAGATCTGGAGGGCGGCCACCCCGACGCTGACCAGCTTCCCGACCATCCGCGTCGGCGACGACGTGTGGGACGAGCGCAGCCTGGCGGTGGCCCGGCGCAGGGCGCGCCAAGTCCTGCGAGTGGACCTGGACCCGGTGGTGAAGCTGCGCCGCTTCCCGGTACCCCGTGCATGA